The Salinibacterium sp. M195 genome includes a window with the following:
- a CDS encoding FAD:protein FMN transferase: MLSPSNTFDAIGAPWQIDTALPLSADTEAAIAERIEQFDRTYSRFREDSLVTALARTPGTYTFPADAPPLFDLYRRLYDATNGAVSPLVGRALEELGYDRTYSLRPSNIRTRVPEWHEAISWNGTELTTLTPAVLDVGAAGKGYLVDLVTEVLAAHGVTATTVDASGDLLHRGETPLRVALEHPLDTTKAIGVVSVRNQAICASAPNRRAWAGLHHILDARTGLPTDRIIATWAIAATALEADGLATALFVAEPSALAADFDFQWVRMLSTGRVEYSPDIDGELFL; the protein is encoded by the coding sequence ATGCTCTCGCCGAGTAACACGTTCGATGCAATCGGTGCGCCCTGGCAAATTGACACCGCCCTGCCCCTCAGCGCCGACACTGAAGCTGCCATCGCCGAACGAATCGAACAGTTCGATCGAACATACTCACGCTTTCGCGAAGACTCCCTTGTCACCGCACTAGCGCGCACCCCCGGCACCTACACATTTCCCGCGGATGCCCCACCACTCTTCGATCTTTACCGCCGGCTCTACGACGCGACCAACGGAGCAGTAAGCCCGCTCGTTGGCCGCGCCCTCGAAGAACTCGGCTACGACCGCACCTACTCGCTGCGTCCAAGCAACATTCGCACCCGCGTGCCCGAATGGCACGAAGCGATCAGCTGGAATGGCACTGAACTCACCACCCTCACCCCCGCTGTGCTCGATGTGGGAGCCGCAGGCAAGGGCTACCTCGTCGACCTTGTGACCGAAGTGCTCGCCGCCCACGGAGTCACCGCCACAACAGTGGATGCGAGTGGAGACCTGCTTCACCGAGGCGAAACGCCGCTGCGGGTTGCGCTGGAACATCCACTCGACACCACCAAAGCCATCGGCGTTGTTTCGGTGCGCAACCAAGCGATCTGCGCCTCAGCTCCCAACCGCCGGGCCTGGGCCGGATTGCACCACATTCTCGACGCGCGCACCGGGCTGCCAACCGACCGCATTATTGCGACGTGGGCAATTGCCGCGACAGCACTCGAGGCTGATGGGCTCGCTACCGCGCTCTTCGTGGCCGAGCCCTCGGCCCTCGCCGCCGATTTCGACTTTCAGTGGGTGCGCATGTTGTCTACGGGACGAGTAGAGTACTCGCCAGATATCGACGGAGAACTGTTCCTATGA
- a CDS encoding FMN-binding protein — translation MRSLNVNKTAVALFAGATLVGALAACSSPATGTDNSVSDAVTPAAGGDYTDGSYTETGDYISPNGAEQVEVTLTLASNVITDVTVVGFGESPNSQQFQGEFINGIAAEVVGKNIDELSVDKVAGSSLTSGGFNNAVAAIKADALAE, via the coding sequence ATGCGCAGCCTCAACGTAAACAAGACCGCCGTAGCCCTCTTTGCCGGCGCCACCTTGGTAGGAGCGCTCGCCGCATGCTCCTCTCCCGCCACCGGAACCGATAACTCTGTCTCGGATGCCGTGACTCCCGCAGCGGGCGGCGACTACACCGACGGCAGCTACACCGAAACCGGTGACTACATCTCGCCAAACGGTGCCGAGCAAGTAGAAGTCACCCTCACCCTCGCAAGCAACGTCATTACCGATGTCACCGTTGTTGGTTTCGGCGAGAGCCCCAACTCCCAACAGTTTCAAGGCGAATTCATCAACGGAATCGCTGCCGAAGTTGTCGGCAAGAACATCGACGAGCTCTCCGTCGATAAAGTTGCTGGCTCATCGCTCACCAGTGGCGGATTCAACAACGCCGTCGCTGCGATCAAGGCGGATGCTCTCGCCGAGTAA
- a CDS encoding ABC transporter permease, with protein MVSAAPAVKHSDRFLVQDLIIEASFGIGARPSRLVMTTLGTVLGIASLVVTIGFAQTAAGQIASQFDAVAATQVVIEPGSSRDARGESRSIARLPWDSAERVERLAGVERAGLIAAVPLGEIAITAVPVNDPSAAETLSPPLVATSASLLDAVRGLVITGRYFDSGHDDRGDRVVVLGANAAEKIGINRVDSQPSIFIGDRSYTVIGIIAGVERRSDLLDSVILPLGTARADFGLPSPDELQIQIQVGAGDLVARQAPIALDPNTPENFTVQAPATKSELQESVQADVNIVFLILGAIALLAGGLGIANVTLLSVMERVGEIGLRRALGATKRNIASQFIVESVVIGLLGGLIGSALGVFAVVIVSLTQGWSPVLDIWVALGAALLGAVVGLVAGAYPANRASNIEPITALRGGT; from the coding sequence ATCGTTTCGGCAGCACCCGCTGTGAAGCACAGCGACCGATTTCTGGTGCAGGACCTCATAATCGAGGCGTCTTTTGGCATAGGGGCACGCCCTTCACGGCTCGTAATGACCACTCTCGGCACTGTGCTCGGAATCGCGTCACTTGTCGTCACGATAGGTTTCGCACAAACCGCCGCCGGTCAGATCGCCAGCCAATTCGATGCGGTCGCCGCAACCCAGGTAGTAATCGAGCCCGGCAGCAGTCGCGATGCGAGGGGTGAATCGCGGTCAATCGCACGGCTACCGTGGGATTCAGCCGAGCGCGTCGAGCGGTTAGCAGGGGTTGAGCGAGCCGGGCTGATAGCCGCCGTGCCTCTGGGAGAAATCGCCATCACTGCGGTCCCGGTGAACGACCCCTCCGCGGCAGAGACGCTCAGTCCACCGTTAGTCGCAACCTCAGCATCGCTGCTCGACGCCGTACGCGGCCTCGTGATCACCGGCCGGTATTTCGACAGCGGTCACGACGATCGGGGAGATCGAGTTGTTGTGCTCGGAGCGAATGCCGCCGAAAAAATCGGCATCAACCGCGTCGATAGCCAACCCTCGATCTTCATCGGCGATCGCTCATACACCGTGATCGGAATTATCGCGGGGGTAGAACGACGCAGCGATTTGCTTGATTCCGTCATTCTTCCGCTCGGAACTGCACGCGCAGACTTCGGTCTGCCCTCGCCAGATGAACTGCAGATTCAGATCCAAGTTGGTGCTGGCGATCTCGTCGCCAGACAGGCACCAATCGCGCTAGACCCCAACACACCAGAAAACTTCACCGTGCAAGCGCCGGCGACAAAGTCAGAGCTCCAAGAGAGCGTGCAGGCCGACGTCAACATTGTCTTTCTGATTCTGGGCGCGATCGCGCTGCTTGCCGGCGGGCTGGGCATCGCCAATGTCACGCTGCTGTCGGTAATGGAGCGTGTCGGCGAGATAGGGCTTCGGCGTGCGCTCGGGGCGACTAAGCGCAATATTGCGTCGCAATTTATTGTTGAGTCTGTGGTCATCGGCCTTCTAGGCGGGCTAATCGGCTCGGCACTAGGTGTATTTGCGGTGGTGATCGTCTCGTTAACACAGGGGTGGTCGCCGGTTCTTGACATCTGGGTCGCGCTCGGCGCCGCCCTCCTCGGTGCCGTCGTCGGGCTCGTCGCCGGTGCGTATCCAGCGAATCGGGCTTCCAATATTGAGCCTATTACTGCTCTGCGCGGTGGGACCTAA
- a CDS encoding ABC transporter ATP-binding protein has translation MTGPGAIELIPRGEAAPVVELINVTRSFPGPPEVQALRAVNLRINTGDYLSIVGPSGSGKSTMLNVLGLLDRPSVGEYHLDGQLTSLLSEDDRAAVRGGSIGFVFQAFHLLPHRSVLDNVLIATLYNGVPRAEREDRARAALDRVGLNHRLDFLPGTLSGGERQRVAVARAVVSSPRLLLADEPTGNLDATTSGEVMNLFEELHADGLTLVIITHDSAVAERAQRRVRIADGQLSELA, from the coding sequence ATGACAGGACCCGGTGCGATCGAGCTCATTCCTCGCGGCGAGGCGGCTCCCGTCGTCGAACTTATCAATGTGACTAGATCCTTTCCTGGCCCGCCAGAGGTCCAAGCGCTAAGAGCTGTAAACCTGCGCATCAATACGGGCGATTACCTCTCGATTGTCGGACCGAGCGGATCAGGAAAATCGACGATGCTCAACGTCCTTGGCCTGCTCGACAGACCAAGTGTCGGTGAATACCACCTCGACGGGCAACTGACGAGCTTGCTGAGCGAAGATGATCGTGCTGCAGTTCGAGGCGGAAGCATCGGCTTCGTTTTTCAAGCTTTTCACTTGCTGCCACACCGCTCGGTGCTCGATAACGTGCTCATCGCTACCCTCTACAACGGGGTACCCCGCGCCGAGCGTGAAGATCGTGCGCGAGCTGCCCTCGACAGAGTAGGACTGAACCACCGACTAGATTTTTTGCCAGGAACACTCTCCGGCGGCGAACGCCAAAGAGTGGCTGTTGCCCGCGCGGTGGTCAGCTCGCCGCGACTGCTTCTCGCCGACGAACCGACCGGGAACCTCGATGCGACTACATCTGGCGAAGTCATGAATCTCTTCGAAGAACTACATGCTGATGGGCTCACTCTCGTCATCATCACTCACGACTCAGCGGTTGCCGAACGCGCCCAACGTCGTGTTCGTATCGCTGACGGTCAACTAAGCGAGCTCGCGTGA
- a CDS encoding potassium channel family protein: MTQRRWQQIMDIPLTIAAVIFLIAYAWEVIANLSGTEMLVAEVVIAITWVVFVVDYLVNLILAERRWLWFRKHLFDLLVVVLPMLRPLRLLRLVTLLNVLQRRAGTAVRGGVLTYAVGSSLLLVFVAGLAILDTERSADSSQITNLGDGIWWAFVTITTVGYGDIYPATTLGRVIAAGVMVAGIALLGVVTATLASWIVERVAAQDELSHVATRREVTDLTKQVAELKHVLLEHASQVAASSGTPAPTDASDPSPKQHPLS; the protein is encoded by the coding sequence ATGACTCAACGGCGCTGGCAACAGATCATGGACATACCGCTCACGATTGCGGCAGTCATTTTTCTGATCGCCTACGCGTGGGAAGTAATCGCCAATCTTTCCGGCACAGAAATGCTCGTTGCCGAAGTCGTGATTGCGATTACCTGGGTGGTGTTTGTTGTCGACTACCTCGTTAACCTCATCTTGGCCGAACGGCGCTGGTTGTGGTTTAGGAAGCACCTGTTCGACCTGCTCGTCGTCGTGCTGCCCATGTTGCGCCCGCTGCGCCTGCTGCGCTTGGTGACACTGCTGAACGTGCTACAAAGACGCGCGGGAACTGCCGTACGAGGTGGTGTTCTGACGTACGCCGTTGGCTCGTCACTGCTTCTCGTATTTGTTGCCGGACTTGCCATTCTGGATACCGAGCGCAGCGCTGACAGCAGCCAAATCACTAACCTCGGTGACGGAATCTGGTGGGCGTTCGTCACCATCACGACGGTCGGTTACGGCGATATTTACCCCGCGACAACGCTTGGTCGAGTCATTGCCGCTGGCGTGATGGTCGCTGGCATCGCCCTCCTCGGTGTGGTCACGGCAACCCTAGCTTCGTGGATCGTGGAGCGCGTTGCCGCCCAAGACGAACTCTCGCACGTCGCCACGCGCCGCGAAGTGACCGACCTCACGAAGCAGGTGGCTGAGCTCAAGCACGTGCTCCTCGAACACGCGAGTCAGGTGGCCGCGTCATCAGGAACGCCTGCGCCGACGGACGCATCCGACCCATCCCCCAAGCAACATCCACTCTCCTAA
- a CDS encoding Rieske 2Fe-2S domain-containing protein, whose translation MKRLPVLRNVDRLEEATALDPAVEKTRGVVDTVLRPRWLRDFLHGVPIGHPVHPLGVHVPFGAWISAGVLDTLPGTEQASRALVGVGVLGASGTAVAGFADWSKLDEKQQRVGIVHAAVNVVATGLFAASFVQRSRGKHTSGKVLSYAGLAIATGGGYLGGHLSYRQGAGVNHAPDVEATFPHGWQQLAPLAELADGNLEKRVVADTEVVVFRRGDRVSVLSNTCSHLGAELHDGYVVGDDSTPGGACVECPWHQSAFSLETGEVIHGPATSPQPRFESRVVDGTVEIRLPR comes from the coding sequence ATGAAACGACTACCAGTACTGCGAAACGTTGACCGCCTAGAAGAGGCGACTGCGCTAGATCCCGCTGTCGAAAAGACGCGCGGCGTCGTGGACACAGTTCTTCGCCCTCGGTGGTTGCGGGACTTCCTCCACGGCGTGCCGATTGGGCACCCCGTGCATCCGCTTGGCGTACACGTTCCGTTCGGTGCATGGATCTCGGCTGGTGTGCTCGACACTCTGCCTGGCACCGAGCAAGCGTCGCGCGCACTGGTCGGAGTAGGCGTGCTGGGAGCAAGCGGAACGGCTGTTGCGGGCTTTGCGGACTGGTCGAAGCTCGACGAGAAGCAACAGCGCGTCGGCATCGTGCACGCCGCGGTCAATGTTGTGGCGACGGGCCTCTTCGCGGCATCCTTCGTGCAGCGCTCTCGCGGCAAGCACACGAGTGGCAAGGTTCTGAGTTACGCAGGACTGGCCATTGCGACTGGCGGTGGCTATCTCGGTGGACATTTGAGTTACCGCCAAGGTGCAGGTGTCAACCACGCTCCAGACGTCGAGGCAACCTTTCCCCACGGGTGGCAGCAGCTAGCGCCGCTTGCCGAGCTCGCGGATGGCAATCTAGAGAAGCGCGTTGTCGCCGATACCGAGGTTGTGGTCTTCCGTCGCGGAGACCGGGTCTCGGTGCTCTCGAACACCTGCAGCCACCTCGGAGCTGAACTCCACGACGGCTACGTCGTTGGCGACGATTCCACCCCGGGAGGCGCGTGCGTGGAGTGCCCGTGGCATCAGAGTGCGTTCTCGCTTGAAACGGGCGAAGTGATCCACGGGCCAGCGACTAGTCCGCAGCCGCGTTTCGAGAGCCGCGTCGTAGACGGCACGGTAGAGATTCGGTTGCCGCGGTAA
- a CDS encoding FAD-dependent oxidoreductase, with the protein MKRWLDRSLGALAMYKLVWISLAILSVAAITLAFLDLISPDPFALLASLPVAVGFSYLASGIGARIVRQRAHLESALITGLLVFFIMAPSLEPLGLLGIALASTIAGASKFLIAFRGRHIFNPAALGAYVFIFAPLGFPTWWVGTPLLQPLIVVAAFLILYRTRRLDLGLVFIVVAASIRIALTVAGGGTLTDALSFTFASSQLIFFVGFMLSEPLTLPPRRWQRLSIAAIVALLFAIPFSLGPIFSDPLLALLIGNLIAFAFTQRRTIRMTLTETEEIAPGTWELTFAPHRPLSFRPGQYIELSLPHPSPDLRGARRYFTISSAPSAGATLSITFTAPERSSSFKAALLALPRGADVNATGIWGDFVLPRKTSEPLLLVAGGIGVTPFASQIAHSHLHDDERDIVLVYATSRTETLPFSGLFVEAGVRVIVFGPQLAESLPAGWVLGSEGRMNGDALSALVPDLAGRRVYLSGPPALVNDLKSTLRANGARRIHTDYFSGY; encoded by the coding sequence ATGAAACGTTGGTTAGATCGCAGCCTCGGCGCACTCGCGATGTACAAACTTGTCTGGATATCGCTCGCGATCCTGTCGGTTGCCGCAATAACGTTGGCATTCTTGGATCTCATCTCCCCCGACCCTTTTGCGCTTCTCGCGAGCCTCCCTGTTGCTGTCGGATTCAGTTACCTCGCCAGCGGGATTGGCGCGCGCATAGTCCGCCAGCGTGCCCACCTCGAGTCGGCGCTCATCACGGGACTGCTCGTGTTTTTCATCATGGCCCCTAGCCTTGAACCGCTGGGCCTGCTCGGCATCGCTCTCGCCTCGACCATTGCTGGGGCATCCAAATTTCTCATCGCATTCCGCGGGCGCCATATCTTCAATCCGGCAGCGCTTGGGGCCTATGTCTTCATCTTCGCCCCCCTCGGTTTTCCGACTTGGTGGGTGGGAACACCCCTGCTGCAACCCCTCATCGTGGTTGCCGCCTTCCTGATCCTCTACCGCACCCGACGACTCGACCTTGGTCTCGTGTTTATCGTCGTTGCCGCGAGCATCCGCATCGCTCTCACTGTCGCCGGTGGTGGAACACTCACCGACGCGCTCAGCTTCACGTTCGCATCATCGCAACTCATCTTCTTCGTTGGCTTCATGCTGAGCGAACCTCTCACCCTCCCTCCTCGTCGTTGGCAGCGCCTCAGCATTGCTGCAATCGTTGCGTTGCTATTCGCTATCCCCTTCTCTCTCGGGCCCATTTTCAGCGACCCGCTACTCGCCCTCCTTATCGGCAACCTCATCGCCTTCGCATTCACGCAGCGCCGCACCATTCGGATGACGCTCACCGAAACAGAAGAGATAGCCCCCGGCACGTGGGAACTAACTTTTGCCCCGCACCGCCCACTCTCGTTTAGGCCGGGCCAATACATTGAGCTCTCGTTGCCGCACCCCTCGCCCGACCTGCGGGGAGCACGCCGCTACTTCACCATCTCGTCAGCGCCCTCGGCCGGAGCGACCCTGTCGATCACGTTTACGGCACCCGAAAGGTCAAGCAGTTTCAAGGCGGCGCTCTTGGCGTTGCCGCGCGGAGCTGACGTCAATGCCACCGGAATTTGGGGCGATTTTGTTCTCCCCCGAAAAACCTCCGAACCCCTCTTGCTCGTGGCCGGCGGCATCGGCGTCACCCCCTTCGCCAGCCAAATCGCACATTCCCATCTTCACGATGACGAACGTGACATCGTGCTCGTGTATGCCACCTCACGCACCGAAACGCTGCCATTCAGTGGACTCTTCGTCGAAGCGGGCGTTCGCGTCATCGTCTTCGGACCGCAATTGGCCGAGTCACTACCCGCAGGGTGGGTGCTCGGCAGCGAAGGCCGGATGAACGGCGACGCTCTCTCCGCGCTCGTGCCCGACTTGGCCGGCCGCCGCGTTTACCTGTCAGGCCCGCCAGCCCTCGTCAACGACCTCAAGTCGACCCTTCGCGCAAACGGGGCCCGCCGCATCCACACCGACTACTTTTCGGGGTACTAG
- the dctP gene encoding TRAP transporter substrate-binding protein DctP — protein MSNIPIRNLRRGTFVAGITALALVAAGCASTPGGTTPDGERTPVVLNLSTTQVEDAPENAALWEFVDLVESKADWISFDYIGGPETIAPNDAAESVQLGAVDIASVCSCYYTQVVPEAGAFDVAPTSPAEDRENGALELQQAWHEEAGFHLLGNSIHDMSFIMHFGPRYKELDIENLDLSSLLMRSAQTAQPAVEAFGAEVVTLPISEVYTAMERNAIDGFAAGNVGMYKLGIAEPIKASLMADLIYVRYPILMNLNTWNSLDEETQTVLTEAMAETEGHLSDIFGPLLEEEHAQWEADGKELLVPSDAAQERIAEQARGSLWDRLIELSPRVQELKDLYATQ, from the coding sequence ATGTCGAACATTCCTATTAGAAACCTGCGCCGCGGCACCTTTGTCGCTGGCATCACTGCACTAGCTCTCGTGGCGGCAGGATGTGCATCAACTCCCGGGGGAACGACACCCGATGGAGAACGCACCCCAGTCGTGCTCAATCTCTCGACTACTCAAGTCGAAGACGCTCCTGAAAATGCTGCACTGTGGGAGTTCGTCGATCTGGTTGAAAGCAAAGCTGACTGGATCAGCTTCGACTACATAGGTGGCCCTGAGACGATCGCCCCGAACGACGCGGCAGAGTCCGTGCAACTCGGTGCGGTAGACATCGCCAGTGTGTGCTCGTGCTACTACACCCAGGTGGTTCCCGAAGCCGGTGCCTTCGACGTCGCGCCAACTAGCCCAGCTGAGGACCGTGAAAATGGTGCTCTCGAGTTGCAGCAAGCGTGGCATGAAGAGGCAGGATTCCACCTCTTAGGCAACTCAATTCACGACATGTCGTTCATCATGCACTTCGGGCCGCGCTACAAAGAACTCGATATCGAGAACCTCGACCTCAGCAGTCTGCTGATGCGATCCGCACAGACCGCCCAGCCGGCAGTTGAGGCTTTCGGTGCGGAAGTCGTGACGCTACCCATTTCTGAGGTGTACACGGCGATGGAGCGCAACGCGATCGATGGTTTTGCTGCCGGCAACGTCGGTATGTACAAGCTCGGAATCGCCGAACCGATCAAGGCATCGCTCATGGCTGACCTGATCTACGTGCGCTACCCGATTCTGATGAACCTGAACACGTGGAACTCGCTGGATGAGGAGACTCAAACCGTGCTTACCGAAGCGATGGCAGAGACTGAGGGTCACCTCAGCGACATCTTTGGTCCCCTTCTTGAAGAGGAGCACGCGCAGTGGGAGGCAGACGGCAAGGAATTGCTTGTTCCGTCTGATGCAGCCCAAGAGCGCATCGCCGAGCAGGCGCGCGGCTCGCTCTGGGACCGGTTGATTGAACTCTCACCGCGCGTTCAAGAGCTTAAGGACCTCTACGCCACCCAGTAG
- a CDS encoding TRAP transporter small permease, whose protein sequence is MLKSIYRRLVAAAAVVSGLLLVYMGLATALGVFARYVLRTPSRFLFESTEMAIAICVFLVLAYTALKGRHVRVEVIPDRFAKTNLALDKWSDRVTALLSFVFAAFVFTQFYNDLASGIRIGSTTGLPRWVPMLTFFIGLVLYGIFQLRWVKPEIETDIEASVAENQTEADKS, encoded by the coding sequence TTGTTGAAATCAATCTATCGGCGGCTTGTCGCCGCCGCGGCAGTGGTCTCCGGACTTCTGTTGGTCTACATGGGGCTGGCAACGGCGCTCGGAGTATTTGCTCGCTACGTACTTCGAACCCCATCGCGATTCCTTTTCGAGTCGACAGAGATGGCGATTGCTATCTGCGTATTTCTTGTTCTCGCATACACCGCCCTCAAAGGCAGGCACGTGCGCGTCGAAGTGATCCCTGATCGATTCGCAAAGACCAACCTCGCGCTAGACAAGTGGTCGGATCGTGTGACCGCGTTGCTCAGTTTCGTTTTTGCGGCGTTCGTATTCACGCAGTTCTATAACGACCTTGCCAGTGGCATACGGATTGGTTCAACAACTGGGCTTCCCCGCTGGGTGCCCATGCTGACGTTCTTTATCGGCCTCGTGCTCTACGGCATCTTCCAGCTGCGCTGGGTGAAGCCCGAGATTGAGACGGATATCGAGGCTTCGGTGGCCGAAAATCAAACGGAAGCAGACAAGTCATGA
- a CDS encoding heavy metal translocating P-type ATPase — translation MTSFASAVRRYPLVALTVVVAVVGLALNWTPASAVVPWLLSVYSLAVAAREAVSMVRKLLRREFGLDVLAVTAIVATVVVGEYWASIVIVLMLTGGEALEDFAAGRAKRELNALLSRVPQTAHQVTAAGDIVDVPATEVAVGDRLVVRPSEIVPVDAVLVSATTAVDESSLTGESMPVEKVTGDVLLSGSVNGPEAVTVQASARASDSQYQRIVELVTEAAESKAPIVRLADRYAVPFTLVSIGLAAIAWLISGDPVRFAEVLVVATPCPLLIAAPVAFMAGMSSASTYGVVVKNAGTLEVLARAKTVVFDKTGTLTSGRPVVVDVRPEGERTADELLSLVAAAEQYSSHVLAASLVDAAKQRSLVLPEVTDAREVATHGVQARIGNQMVTVGKPAFVAERATTLTRVDLASGEAAVYVSVDDQYAGAIVLRDAVRLEAERTLSDLRGLGIQNTLMLTGDVKETARKVADELHISEVHAECLPEDKVRLVHATTPRPVVMVGDGVNDAPVLGAADVGIAMGAKGSTAASESADVVILVDDLHRVVSAVQVSQRTVQIALQSIWIGIAISIGLMLFAMTGALPAVVGAALQEVVDLVTILNALRALSLKRRLRG, via the coding sequence ATGACAAGTTTTGCCTCAGCCGTTAGACGCTATCCGCTCGTCGCTCTGACGGTAGTCGTCGCCGTTGTCGGTCTCGCACTGAACTGGACACCAGCATCCGCTGTCGTTCCGTGGCTGTTGTCGGTCTATTCGCTTGCCGTTGCCGCCCGCGAGGCAGTTTCGATGGTGCGCAAACTTCTGCGGCGCGAGTTCGGCCTCGATGTACTCGCGGTGACCGCGATCGTTGCCACCGTCGTTGTCGGCGAGTATTGGGCGAGCATCGTGATTGTGCTGATGCTCACCGGTGGTGAAGCACTCGAAGATTTCGCCGCTGGTCGAGCCAAGCGCGAGCTGAACGCGTTGCTCAGCCGGGTGCCTCAAACGGCCCATCAGGTGACGGCAGCCGGCGACATTGTTGATGTGCCGGCCACTGAGGTTGCGGTGGGGGATCGCCTGGTGGTGCGTCCCTCGGAGATCGTGCCGGTGGATGCGGTGCTGGTCTCTGCAACGACTGCCGTGGATGAGTCATCCCTTACTGGCGAAAGCATGCCCGTCGAGAAGGTCACGGGAGACGTGCTTTTGAGCGGTTCGGTGAATGGGCCAGAAGCTGTCACGGTGCAGGCGAGCGCTCGAGCATCCGACAGCCAATACCAACGGATCGTTGAGCTCGTCACCGAAGCTGCGGAGAGTAAAGCCCCCATCGTGCGCCTTGCCGATCGTTATGCGGTGCCGTTTACGCTCGTGTCGATCGGCCTGGCTGCCATTGCGTGGTTGATCTCGGGTGACCCGGTGCGCTTCGCCGAAGTGCTCGTCGTTGCGACGCCATGTCCGTTGCTGATTGCTGCTCCGGTGGCGTTCATGGCCGGAATGTCGAGCGCCTCTACCTACGGTGTGGTGGTGAAGAACGCCGGAACGCTCGAAGTGCTCGCCCGAGCGAAAACCGTCGTTTTCGATAAAACAGGAACACTGACCAGCGGTCGCCCCGTCGTCGTCGATGTCCGCCCCGAGGGCGAACGGACTGCCGACGAGTTGCTTTCCCTGGTGGCAGCGGCTGAGCAATACTCCTCACACGTGCTCGCGGCTTCCCTGGTGGATGCCGCAAAGCAGCGTTCTCTCGTGTTGCCTGAGGTCACCGATGCTCGTGAAGTAGCCACTCACGGAGTGCAGGCTCGAATCGGCAACCAGATGGTGACCGTGGGTAAGCCCGCCTTCGTAGCCGAACGGGCCACCACCCTGACCCGCGTCGACCTGGCGAGCGGTGAGGCTGCCGTCTATGTGAGCGTCGATGACCAGTACGCTGGCGCGATTGTGCTGCGCGATGCTGTGCGACTCGAGGCGGAACGCACGTTGAGCGATCTGCGCGGGCTGGGCATCCAGAACACCCTGATGCTGACGGGGGATGTGAAGGAGACGGCGCGTAAGGTCGCCGACGAGCTACACATCAGCGAAGTTCATGCAGAGTGCCTGCCAGAAGACAAGGTGCGCCTCGTGCACGCGACAACTCCGCGCCCGGTTGTCATGGTCGGCGATGGCGTGAACGATGCGCCCGTACTGGGAGCCGCCGACGTCGGCATCGCGATGGGGGCCAAAGGATCAACGGCGGCAAGCGAATCAGCTGATGTCGTTATCCTCGTCGACGATCTTCACCGGGTGGTATCGGCCGTGCAGGTCAGTCAGCGCACCGTACAAATCGCTCTGCAAAGCATTTGGATCGGAATCGCCATCAGCATTGGACTCATGCTCTTTGCGATGACGGGTGCGCTGCCCGCTGTGGTTGGCGCGGCATTGCAAGAAGTCGTTGACCTCGTCACCATCCTCAATGCACTGCGGGCGCTGAGCCTCAAACGTCGCTTGCGTGGCTAG